In the Theobroma cacao cultivar B97-61/B2 chromosome 1, Criollo_cocoa_genome_V2, whole genome shotgun sequence genome, one interval contains:
- the LOC18611217 gene encoding cytochrome P450 81E8 — MAKYVGYNYTTLGLAPYGDHWRNLRRLATIEIFSSNRLNMSLDIRTDEVNRLLRRLCQVSANGFAKVELKSMFSELTFNVVMRMIAGKRYFGDDVSGNYEEGRRFREIIKERFELAVSSYPGDFLPILQLVDYNGYIRRITRLGNEADELMQGTIDEHRRNKGDLKIKNTMITHLLSLQESQPDYYTDEIIKGLVQVILNAGTDTTAVTLEWAMSNLLNYPHVLEKVRVELAQNVGEDRLVEEADLSRLPYLQNIISETFRLCPAAPLLVPHLASDNCSIGGYEIPKEAILLVNAWTIQRDPILWEDPTTFKPERFESKETSDQTYRLMPFGLGRRACPGMGLAHHVLGLTLGSLIQCFDWKRVSEKKIDMTEGRGLTMPKVEPLEALCKASHIADKVLSIF; from the exons ATGGCCAAGTACGTTGGTTACAACTACACCACTCTTGGATTGGCTCCGTATGGTGATCACTGGCGCAACCTTCGTCGCCTAGCCACTATCGAAATCTTCTCATCGAATCGTTTGAACATGTCGTTAGACATTCGAACAGATGAAGTCAATCGTTTATTGCGCAGATTGTGCCAGGTTTCAGCCAATGGTTTCGCCAAGGTAGAGTTGAAATCGATGTTCTCGGAGCTGACGTTTAATGTAGTCATGAGAATGATTGCAGGGAAGCGATATTTTGGCGATGATGTCAGTGGGAATTACGAAGAAGGGAGGCGGTTCCGGGAGATTATTAAGGAGCGTTTTGAATTGGCAGTGTCATCATATCCAGGAGATTTCCTGCCTATATTGCAGCTGGTTGATTACAATGGATACATCAGGAGAATAACGAGACTTGGTAATGAAGCAGATGAACTAATGCAAGGTACGATCGATGAGCATAGAAGAAACAAAGgtgatttgaaaataaaaaatactatgATCACCCATTTGCTCTCTTTGCAAGAATCACAGCCTGATTATTATACAGATGAAATCATCAAAGGACTCGTACAG GTCATACTAAACGCAGGAACTGATACAACAGCAGTGACATTGGAATGGGCAATGTCTAATCTGCTCAACTATCCTCACGTGTTAGAAAAAGTAAGAGTTGAACTAGCCCAAAATGTTGGTGAAGACCGACTGGTAGAAGAAGCTGATCTCTCAAGATTACCTTACttacaaaacataatttcCGAGACTTTTCGGTTATGCCCAGCAGCTCCACTCTTAGTTCCACATTTGGCATCAGATAATTGCAGTATCGGAGGATATGAAATACCCAAGGAAGCCATCTTGTTGGTGAATGCTTGGACTATTCAAAGAGACCCTATATTATGGGAGGATCCAACTACTTTTAAGCCGGAGAG GTTTGAAAGCAAGGAGACAAGTGATCAGACTTATAGGCTAATGCCGTTTGGGTTAGGAAGAAGAGCTTGCCCTGGAATGGGGCTAGCCCATCATGTGTTGGGCTTGACATTGGGGTCATTGATTCAATGTTTTGACTGGAAAAGGGTGAGTGAGAAGAAAATTGACATGACCGAAGGGCGAGGGCTCACCATGCCTAAAGTCGAACCATTGGAAGCCCTGTGCAAAGCAAGTCATATCGCAGATAAGGTGCTTTCTATATTCTAA